Proteins encoded in a region of the Armatimonadota bacterium genome:
- a CDS encoding endonuclease/exonuclease/phosphatase family protein codes for MAQSRTKWPRSRAVLIAVYAVFLVSWAIAKFGDDDTSFVAMATGSIGGLVLFPLTVVLTWLAVRKRWADVAVGAACLPVYFVLTGQAVWNVPRSAPRDETLRVLQFNIEHGRNGPARIAAIVREQDIDVFAFQECSDLTDIATTLELKRLLPDYSFLSDGSRTSGSRLPVLYQSVHKLTPFDYSWTMIEQTVDFHGRPVRVLNVHAPSYLPEQTLDRPPLDWGRRWGEVGREQSGLVTQELMTVASSEVSTVLCGDFNMTPGSRRYGRIASLAQDVFLAAGRGTGWTSPAFLPVRRIDYVWAFPGVEPLDCTVLNGSASDHSAVVAVLKPGTARK; via the coding sequence ATGGCACAGTCGCGGACAAAATGGCCACGGTCGCGGGCCGTCTTGATCGCGGTCTATGCCGTCTTCTTGGTGTCCTGGGCCATCGCGAAGTTCGGGGACGACGACACGTCGTTCGTGGCGATGGCGACCGGGAGCATAGGTGGTCTCGTCCTTTTCCCCTTGACGGTGGTCTTGACCTGGCTCGCCGTCCGAAAGCGATGGGCCGACGTCGCGGTCGGCGCGGCCTGTCTCCCCGTGTACTTCGTGCTCACGGGACAGGCGGTCTGGAACGTTCCTCGGTCGGCTCCCCGCGACGAGACGTTGCGCGTCCTCCAGTTCAACATCGAACACGGAAGGAACGGCCCGGCCCGCATCGCGGCCATCGTCCGTGAACAGGACATCGACGTCTTCGCCTTTCAAGAGTGCAGCGACCTCACGGACATCGCGACCACCTTGGAACTCAAGCGGCTCTTGCCCGATTACTCGTTCCTCTCCGATGGGAGCAGGACGAGCGGTTCCCGCCTGCCCGTTTTGTACCAGAGCGTCCACAAACTGACGCCGTTCGACTATTCCTGGACGATGATCGAGCAGACGGTGGACTTTCACGGCCGTCCGGTCCGCGTGTTGAACGTCCATGCCCCGAGCTACCTGCCGGAGCAGACTCTGGACCGGCCGCCTCTTGATTGGGGCCGCCGTTGGGGCGAGGTCGGTAGGGAGCAAAGCGGTCTCGTGACCCAGGAGCTGATGACGGTAGCGTCGTCGGAGGTGTCCACCGTCTTGTGCGGAGACTTCAACATGACGCCCGGATCGCGGCGGTACGGCCGGATCGCGTCGCTGGCCCAAGACGTCTTTCTGGCCGCAGGCAGGGGGACCGGGTGGACGTCGCCCGCATTCCTCCCGGTCAGACGGATCGACTACGTCTGGGCGTTTCCTGGTGTCGAACCGCTCGATTGCACGGTCTTGAACGGGTCGGCTTCGGACCATTCCGCGGTCGTCGCGGTGTTGAAGCCCGGCACAGCCCGAAAGTGA
- the wecB gene encoding UDP-N-acetylglucosamine 2-epimerase (non-hydrolyzing), with amino-acid sequence MAKPVALFVVGTRPDAIKSAPVVLEFQRWRDVVDTVVVSTGQHREMLDQALGAFGLTADRDLQVMQHGQSLASVTSRVLEGLDGAYDRYRPDVVFAQGDTTTTFVAGLAAFYRKIPFAHIEAGLRTETVWDPFPEEFNRRASALTAALHFAPTAWAADNLDREGVPKGTVFVTGNTGIDAVRQVSGQTEQSWYPDHHGRIVLLTTHRRENWGDKQRAIAEAALETVRRFEDVLLVVPMHRNPQVREVLQSVLSGHPRIDLIEPPDYAPFVKLLERSYLALTDSGGVQEEAPTFGVPVLVLRETTERPEGVRAGTARLVGTDKDDIMREASRILGSKADRDAMAHAVSPYGDGAASRRIRWFTLKSLGIETSPESPWA; translated from the coding sequence GTGGCTAAGCCCGTCGCTTTGTTCGTCGTCGGGACACGGCCGGACGCGATCAAGAGCGCGCCCGTCGTCCTCGAGTTCCAACGGTGGCGAGACGTCGTCGACACCGTGGTCGTCTCGACCGGCCAGCACCGGGAAATGCTGGATCAAGCCTTGGGTGCGTTCGGACTGACGGCCGACCGCGACCTTCAGGTCATGCAGCACGGACAGTCCCTCGCTTCTGTGACCTCCCGCGTCCTTGAGGGTCTCGACGGGGCCTATGACCGGTACCGGCCCGACGTCGTCTTCGCCCAAGGCGACACCACGACGACCTTCGTCGCGGGCTTGGCCGCCTTCTATCGAAAAATCCCGTTCGCCCACATCGAAGCGGGGTTGCGGACCGAGACGGTCTGGGACCCCTTTCCAGAAGAATTCAACCGTCGGGCTTCGGCCCTCACCGCGGCGTTGCACTTCGCGCCGACCGCGTGGGCGGCCGATAACCTTGACCGCGAAGGCGTACCGAAGGGTACGGTCTTCGTCACGGGCAATACGGGCATCGACGCCGTCCGGCAAGTGTCGGGCCAGACCGAACAGTCTTGGTATCCGGACCACCACGGTCGTATCGTGCTCCTGACGACGCACCGCAGGGAGAACTGGGGCGACAAGCAGCGTGCCATCGCCGAAGCGGCGCTTGAGACCGTGCGACGGTTCGAAGACGTCCTCCTCGTCGTCCCGATGCACCGGAACCCACAGGTCCGAGAGGTCCTCCAAAGCGTCCTTTCGGGCCATCCCAGGATCGACCTGATCGAGCCTCCGGACTATGCTCCTTTCGTCAAACTCTTGGAGCGTTCGTACTTGGCCCTTACCGACTCTGGCGGCGTCCAAGAGGAAGCTCCGACGTTCGGGGTCCCGGTGCTGGTGCTTCGCGAGACGACCGAACGTCCTGAAGGGGTGCGCGCCGGGACGGCCCGTCTGGTCGGCACGGACAAAGACGACATCATGCGCGAAGCCTCCCGAATCCTCGGTTCGAAAGCCGACCGAGACGCCATGGCCCACGCCGTCAGTCCTTATGGGGACGGCGCGGCGTCTCGCCGGATACGGTGGTTCACGTTGAAGTCGCTGGGGATCGAGACTTCGCCGGAGTCGCCTTGGGCCTGA
- a CDS encoding aminoacyl-tRNA hydrolase encodes MIVGLGNPGPQYAGTRHNVGFDVVETLGKKHKIALRTHRFQAQFGAGQIDGRSVVLVKPLTFMNLSGRAVGTLAKHFRLGPESILVVADDLDMDVGRVRMKPKGSSGGHNGHKSIIQALGSDEYPRLKIGIGKTGDTVDHVLNKFKPDERADIDRAVAKSVEACEAWLSDGLDTAMNRTNG; translated from the coding sequence ATGATCGTGGGCCTAGGGAATCCGGGCCCCCAATATGCGGGGACTCGCCATAACGTGGGCTTTGACGTCGTCGAAACGCTCGGAAAGAAGCACAAGATCGCGCTCCGTACGCACCGGTTTCAAGCTCAGTTCGGGGCCGGACAGATCGATGGGCGCTCTGTCGTGCTGGTCAAGCCGCTGACGTTCATGAACCTGAGCGGTCGGGCGGTCGGCACATTGGCCAAGCACTTCCGGTTAGGCCCAGAGTCGATCCTCGTCGTCGCCGACGACCTTGACATGGACGTCGGTCGGGTGCGGATGAAGCCGAAGGGCAGTTCGGGCGGGCACAACGGCCACAAGTCCATCATCCAGGCGCTCGGATCCGACGAGTATCCGCGACTCAAGATTGGGATCGGAAAAACGGGCGATACCGTCGACCATGTCCTGAACAAGTTTAAGCCGGACGAACGCGCCGACATCGACCGGGCCGTCGCGAAATCCGTGGAAGCTTGCGAGGCCTGGCTGAGCGACGGCCTCGACACCGCCATGAACCGCACGAACGGTTAG
- a CDS encoding NADH-quinone oxidoreductase subunit B translates to MPKRIETVVLHDSSTPVIGDIEKAGPVVLTTLDTLINQARANALWPLTFGLACCAIEMMATVASRFDLARFGSEAFRATPRQADVMIIAGRLSKKMAPVLRQIYDQMPEPKWVISMGACASSGGVYNNYAIVQGADQVVPVDVYVPGCPPSPDALIYAVMKLQQKIKHNKFGRLIELKPRTLEEETA, encoded by the coding sequence ATGCCGAAGAGGATCGAGACCGTCGTGCTCCACGACTCGAGCACGCCCGTGATCGGCGATATCGAGAAAGCGGGCCCGGTGGTCTTGACGACCTTGGACACGCTCATCAACCAGGCCCGGGCCAACGCTTTGTGGCCGTTGACGTTCGGTCTCGCCTGTTGCGCGATCGAGATGATGGCTACCGTCGCGAGCCGGTTCGACCTCGCCCGATTCGGATCCGAAGCCTTCCGTGCCACTCCCAGGCAGGCCGACGTCATGATCATTGCCGGCCGCTTGAGCAAGAAGATGGCCCCGGTCCTAAGGCAGATCTACGACCAGATGCCCGAACCGAAGTGGGTCATCTCCATGGGTGCGTGCGCCAGTTCTGGCGGCGTGTACAACAACTACGCGATCGTCCAGGGCGCCGACCAGGTCGTCCCCGTCGACGTGTACGTCCCGGGGTGCCCGCCCTCTCCCGACGCTTTGATCTACGCCGTCATGAAGCTCCAGCAGAAGATCAAACACAACAAGTTCGGTCGGCTGATCGAGCTGAAGCCGCGGACGCTTGAGGAGGAGACGGCGTGA
- a CDS encoding MOSC domain-containing protein — translation MGSVTGLAVYPVKSLRRWPVTEADVTLRGLASDRRWLFTDPDGRFITQREHGVLATLTAEPTNIGVRLTGQGRNPLVVPVPQGPGRPVTVWRDTVDAVDAGDEAALWASSAVDMPVRLVYMPDSTVRPVHPDFAASGDHVSFADGFPLLLANEASLNDLNDRLEAPVPMDRFRPNVVVSGFDALAEDGWKRLRIGTVTFRSPKLCGRCIVTTTDQDTGERLGDEPLKTLTSYRLIGQAAIFGVNLIPDTVGTIRVGDAVDVLE, via the coding sequence GTGGGATCCGTCACGGGACTGGCCGTTTACCCTGTCAAATCGCTCCGGCGCTGGCCCGTGACCGAGGCCGACGTCACTCTCCGGGGACTGGCCTCCGACCGTCGATGGCTCTTCACCGATCCTGACGGCAGGTTTATCACCCAGCGCGAGCACGGCGTATTGGCGACCTTGACGGCGGAACCCACGAACATCGGAGTCCGGTTGACAGGGCAGGGGCGGAACCCGCTCGTTGTCCCGGTACCCCAAGGTCCGGGCAGGCCGGTCACGGTCTGGCGCGACACGGTCGACGCCGTCGACGCCGGTGACGAGGCCGCCCTTTGGGCGAGTTCGGCGGTCGACATGCCCGTCCGGCTCGTCTACATGCCGGACTCGACGGTCCGACCCGTCCATCCAGACTTTGCAGCGTCCGGCGACCATGTCAGCTTTGCCGACGGGTTTCCCCTTCTTCTGGCCAACGAAGCCAGCCTGAACGACCTGAACGATCGGCTCGAGGCCCCGGTCCCGATGGACAGGTTTCGGCCGAACGTCGTGGTGTCCGGCTTCGACGCGCTCGCTGAGGACGGCTGGAAGCGTCTGCGGATCGGCACGGTGACGTTCCGCTCGCCGAAGCTCTGCGGCCGGTGCATCGTGACGACGACGGACCAGGACACGGGAGAGCGGCTCGGAGACGAACCGTTGAAGACCCTCACGTCTTACCGCCTGATCGGACAAGCGGCGATCTTCGGCGTCAACCTGATCCCGGACACGGTCGGAACGATCCGGGTCGGGGACGCCGTCGACGTCTTAGAATGA
- a CDS encoding undecaprenyl-diphosphate phosphatase, translating into MGLIQAVVYGLIQGLTEFLPISSSGHLYLVTEFLGWKDAGSGFTAVIQLGTILAVLIYFRSDLGKALAGWAGSLSDPQRRGTPEAKTGWAIAAGTVPIVVLGLVLEKWIDREFRSAIVVGSALIVLALVLWWAEKAGKNARASDDVTVKDGIVIGLWQCLALIPGSSRSGCTITGGLFSGFDRSSAARFSFLLSVPAILLSGVYKLIKERHALLDQGAVPTIVATLVSFVVGYAAIAFLMRYLQTRSTGVFVVYRLLLGVIVLVLAFSGRTTARPTEPTGARLGVHQTSVRT; encoded by the coding sequence TTGGGCCTGATCCAAGCCGTCGTCTACGGCTTGATCCAAGGGCTCACCGAGTTCTTGCCGATCAGTAGTAGCGGCCACTTGTACCTCGTGACCGAGTTCCTGGGCTGGAAGGACGCGGGTTCAGGCTTTACGGCCGTCATCCAACTCGGGACGATCCTCGCGGTGCTGATCTATTTCCGCTCCGATCTCGGCAAGGCGCTTGCCGGATGGGCGGGGTCCCTGAGCGATCCGCAAAGGAGGGGCACCCCCGAGGCCAAAACCGGATGGGCGATCGCTGCGGGGACGGTCCCCATCGTCGTCCTCGGGCTTGTGCTCGAAAAGTGGATCGACCGCGAGTTCCGGTCGGCCATCGTCGTCGGCTCCGCTCTGATCGTGCTCGCCCTCGTGTTGTGGTGGGCGGAGAAGGCGGGCAAGAACGCCCGCGCGTCCGATGACGTGACGGTCAAAGACGGGATCGTGATCGGACTGTGGCAGTGCCTCGCCCTGATCCCCGGTTCGAGCAGGAGCGGTTGCACGATCACGGGCGGGCTGTTCTCGGGTTTCGACCGGTCGTCTGCGGCCCGCTTTTCGTTCCTGCTTTCCGTCCCCGCCATTCTTTTGTCAGGGGTTTACAAGTTGATCAAAGAGCGGCACGCTCTGCTCGATCAGGGAGCGGTGCCGACGATCGTCGCGACTCTCGTGTCGTTCGTGGTGGGCTATGCGGCGATCGCGTTCTTGATGAGGTACCTGCAGACCCGGTCGACGGGCGTCTTCGTCGTCTACCGGTTACTTTTGGGCGTCATCGTCCTCGTCCTCGCATTTTCCGGGCGCACGACCGCCCGGCCGACGGAACCAACGGGGGCCCGGCTTGGGGTTCATCAAACGTCGGTCCGGACCTGA
- a CDS encoding AI-2E family transporter: MNAWRIALWLGIVVLILGFLWLVRGVLPPFILALVIAVVLEPVVKRLRKLGVPRPLAVLCVLTVFFASLVGIGTLLGPYVSAQYGQAKEQVQTLYNKISATDPDQAMAEIDLTLKRYEPTLVQLHLPTTRQEIVAQYVDPNRDQITKQAQQFVTGGVFSVLAFAGQAFMFLLTPVFVFGLLIDLESLRIGVARFIPPSIRAGTISLLGDIGDVFQKYLRGLVTTIVLYTFVMGVTLGIVGAPYFIVLAAVAGVLYLIPVIGGVISSVVVFLVIGLSGQSKGLLFSADNSWTFALYCIAVLFVVGFAYDSIINPRIVGKAVKLNPVLSAFVVFSAGALFGLPGMLCAYPVAGAIKVVLDRLVRFTGSTEGEIRLPAVPLRHRQALES, translated from the coding sequence GTGAACGCGTGGAGGATCGCGCTATGGCTCGGAATCGTCGTCCTGATCCTAGGCTTCCTCTGGCTGGTCCGCGGTGTCCTTCCGCCTTTCATCCTGGCCCTCGTCATCGCCGTCGTCCTGGAACCGGTCGTCAAACGTCTCCGTAAGCTCGGCGTCCCTCGTCCCCTCGCGGTCCTCTGCGTCCTCACCGTGTTCTTCGCTTCGCTCGTCGGCATCGGCACCCTGCTCGGACCGTACGTGTCGGCTCAATACGGTCAGGCCAAAGAGCAGGTCCAGACGCTGTACAACAAGATTTCAGCGACCGACCCCGATCAGGCCATGGCCGAGATCGATCTGACGCTCAAACGCTATGAGCCGACCCTTGTCCAGCTCCACCTCCCGACGACGCGACAAGAGATCGTCGCACAGTACGTCGATCCCAACCGCGACCAGATCACGAAACAGGCCCAACAGTTCGTCACGGGCGGTGTCTTCAGCGTCCTCGCCTTTGCCGGGCAGGCCTTCATGTTCCTGCTGACCCCGGTCTTCGTGTTCGGCTTGTTGATTGACTTAGAGAGCCTCAGGATCGGTGTCGCCAGGTTCATACCTCCCTCCATACGGGCCGGGACGATCTCGCTCCTCGGCGACATCGGCGACGTGTTCCAGAAGTACCTGCGGGGTCTAGTGACCACGATCGTGCTCTATACGTTCGTCATGGGCGTCACCCTCGGCATCGTCGGGGCGCCGTACTTCATCGTCCTAGCGGCCGTGGCGGGCGTGCTCTACCTGATCCCGGTGATCGGAGGCGTCATCAGTTCGGTCGTGGTGTTCTTGGTCATCGGACTGAGCGGACAGTCCAAGGGACTCTTGTTCAGCGCGGACAACTCGTGGACGTTCGCGCTTTACTGCATCGCCGTCCTGTTCGTCGTCGGGTTCGCGTACGACTCCATCATCAACCCGCGGATCGTGGGCAAGGCCGTCAAGCTCAATCCAGTCCTCAGTGCGTTCGTCGTCTTCAGCGCAGGGGCCTTGTTCGGACTCCCGGGAATGCTCTGCGCCTATCCGGTCGCGGGTGCGATCAAAGTCGTGCTCGACAGGCTCGTGAGGTTCACCGGATCGACCGAAGGCGAGATCCGGTTGCCCGCGGTGCCGTTGCGCCACAGGCAGGCCCTGGAATCCTAG
- a CDS encoding NADH-quinone oxidoreductase subunit I: MTWGEHHATVQYPEERREQFTRTRWRHVLTRYDSGLERCIGCSLCAGACPARCIFVEAAENTDEDRRSPGERYAARYEINMIRCIFCGYCQEACPTGAIVLRKDFELSNYEREDFVYTKEMLLEPVRPTP; encoded by the coding sequence ATGACCTGGGGCGAACACCATGCGACCGTCCAATATCCGGAGGAACGGCGGGAGCAGTTCACACGGACCCGTTGGCGCCACGTGTTGACCCGATACGATTCGGGATTGGAGCGGTGCATCGGATGCTCGCTTTGCGCAGGGGCGTGCCCGGCACGATGCATCTTCGTCGAAGCGGCCGAGAACACCGACGAGGACCGCCGCTCGCCAGGGGAGCGCTACGCCGCCCGATACGAGATCAACATGATCCGGTGCATTTTCTGCGGCTACTGCCAGGAAGCCTGCCCGACGGGCGCCATCGTGTTGCGAAAGGACTTCGAGCTCTCCAACTATGAGCGCGAGGACTTCGTGTACACCAAAGAAATGCTCCTCGAACCCGTCCGACCGACGCCTTGA
- the mfd gene encoding transcription-repair coupling factor, whose product MRLSDFARRVAGADPFLEASSGIDKGTRWTQAAPESRPVLTAALWHLASDGGRGPADKFLVVTPNYDRALQWVARLTLCGVPADRVRLLPSGQSALFEDASPETVALSDRIGALRFLVDDEPGIVVATAQAALERTLFPDDLRESTISVKVGDTFDIDQVCDSLRRLGYEPGEPVRVPGQFSKRGGILDVFPMGHERPRRLEFFGDEVESVRLFDPMSQRSLDGVDELTVAPSRETMVPTGGDAHVVDMIERTLAIEESQLPDEAAQRLRETVQGDVDALRKRVFFDRLDLYRPLIHPDSGCAVDLLPESGLLVLDEPFEVDAVAQRAEDELGQALEHRAARGEILKSTANDYVLPPEHFSVAERSLALTMDGAPSWFPAGPETEIGAASLAPFRGQAVGLTKSVQNWLDAGVQVGVSTDQPMRAKSVLAQVDLFVSESDGEQAPEDAGKGRLVLIEGNLAGGFVVPAWKFGLVTDQELFGVARLKLPQRKFSEGLPVTTVLDLQPGDFVVHINFGIGVFQGLVKRIQDGVEKEFLQIDYKPPDRLFVPADQLDRIQKYLAPEDAPPKVNRLTGGDWQRTVGKAREEAREFARELIRLYAERKRVVRPTFGSDSPWQAEMEHTFPWMETPSQLAAIHDVKDDLQTDYPMDRLVCGDVGFGKTEVAVRAAFKVAQAGKQVAVLCPTTILSEQHYRNFAERLAGFPTQVGLLNRFCTTAERQDVKTRLADGTLDIVIGTHALLNKELRFKDLGLLIIDEEQKFGVKHKEALKEIRVNIDVLTLSATPIPRTLSMAMMHIRPMSLINDPPPGRLPIRTFVRPFSTEVVREAVLREMARGGQVYYVYNRVDGIHHVAEKIRKLVPTATVAVGHGQMHEKELEPVMVGFIKGEIDILVSTTIVENGLDIPNANTLIVENADKFGLSQLYQLRGRVGRSDRQAYSYFLYAGTKTMTEQATSRLGALQEFSHLGSGYSLAFRDLQIRGAGDLLGAKQSGQMSAVGFDLYTQLIESEVGFLKTFADGGKDPSLRDPLEGLAPLPTVDLPVKALIPAEYIEDEGQRLFYYKEMMSARGQLSLTAVEAEIEDRYGRLPDAVRSAVAVMRLRLQAQELQVERIDGKGGRLLVSFWQDNDLSTRVFAILTQGHREAYMSRDQLVWPFTGDPVTACREMLEGLQEAVRKVEEQRAALARSGPT is encoded by the coding sequence ATGCGCCTTTCAGATTTCGCGCGCAGGGTCGCGGGAGCAGACCCGTTCCTTGAAGCCAGTTCCGGAATCGATAAGGGCACGCGGTGGACGCAAGCCGCCCCCGAATCACGACCGGTCCTGACCGCTGCTTTGTGGCACCTGGCTTCCGACGGCGGACGCGGGCCGGCCGACAAGTTCCTCGTCGTCACGCCGAACTACGACAGGGCGCTCCAATGGGTCGCCCGACTGACCCTTTGCGGCGTCCCTGCCGATCGCGTCCGTCTCCTCCCGAGCGGTCAGAGCGCCCTGTTCGAGGACGCCTCGCCCGAGACCGTGGCCCTGTCCGACCGGATCGGCGCCTTAAGGTTCTTGGTGGACGATGAGCCGGGCATCGTCGTCGCAACGGCCCAAGCCGCTCTGGAGCGGACTCTGTTCCCGGACGACCTGCGCGAGTCCACGATCAGCGTGAAAGTCGGCGACACGTTCGACATCGATCAGGTTTGCGACAGCCTTCGTCGCTTGGGATACGAACCCGGTGAGCCGGTAAGGGTTCCCGGACAGTTCTCCAAGCGTGGGGGCATCCTGGACGTTTTTCCGATGGGTCACGAACGGCCCCGCAGGCTCGAGTTTTTCGGGGACGAGGTCGAAAGCGTCCGGTTGTTCGACCCGATGTCCCAACGTTCCTTGGACGGCGTCGACGAACTGACCGTGGCCCCGAGCCGGGAGACGATGGTTCCGACCGGTGGAGACGCCCACGTCGTCGACATGATCGAACGGACGCTGGCGATCGAAGAGTCGCAATTGCCCGACGAGGCGGCGCAACGGCTTCGCGAGACGGTTCAAGGGGACGTGGACGCGTTGCGGAAACGCGTGTTCTTCGACCGCCTCGACCTCTATCGGCCCCTGATCCATCCGGACTCGGGATGCGCTGTCGACCTGTTGCCGGAAAGCGGGTTGCTCGTGTTGGACGAACCGTTCGAAGTCGACGCCGTCGCACAACGGGCCGAAGACGAACTGGGCCAAGCCCTCGAACACCGTGCCGCCCGGGGGGAGATCCTGAAGAGCACGGCCAACGACTACGTCCTGCCTCCCGAGCACTTCTCGGTGGCGGAGCGCAGCCTGGCGCTGACGATGGACGGTGCTCCGTCCTGGTTTCCGGCCGGCCCGGAAACGGAGATCGGCGCCGCATCGCTCGCTCCCTTCCGAGGTCAGGCCGTGGGCTTGACGAAGTCCGTTCAGAACTGGCTCGATGCGGGCGTCCAGGTCGGAGTTTCTACAGACCAACCCATGCGGGCCAAGTCGGTGCTGGCCCAAGTCGACCTGTTCGTCTCCGAAAGCGACGGCGAGCAAGCCCCCGAAGACGCAGGTAAGGGCAGGCTCGTCCTGATCGAAGGAAACCTGGCGGGCGGGTTCGTCGTTCCGGCGTGGAAGTTCGGCCTCGTGACCGACCAAGAACTGTTCGGTGTCGCCCGGCTCAAGCTCCCCCAGCGCAAGTTCAGCGAGGGACTCCCTGTCACGACGGTGCTGGACCTTCAGCCGGGCGACTTCGTCGTCCACATCAATTTCGGGATCGGTGTGTTCCAGGGACTCGTCAAGCGGATCCAGGACGGAGTCGAGAAGGAGTTCCTTCAGATCGACTACAAACCGCCCGACCGTCTGTTCGTACCCGCCGACCAGCTCGACCGCATCCAGAAGTACTTGGCCCCAGAGGACGCCCCGCCGAAAGTGAACCGGCTGACAGGAGGTGACTGGCAGCGGACCGTGGGAAAAGCCAGGGAAGAGGCGCGCGAGTTCGCTAGGGAACTCATCCGCCTCTACGCCGAGCGCAAGCGCGTCGTCCGCCCGACGTTCGGGAGCGACTCGCCGTGGCAGGCGGAAATGGAGCACACGTTCCCTTGGATGGAAACGCCCAGCCAGTTGGCCGCCATCCATGACGTCAAAGACGACCTCCAGACCGACTATCCGATGGACCGTCTCGTCTGCGGCGACGTGGGTTTCGGCAAGACGGAGGTCGCCGTACGGGCCGCGTTCAAAGTGGCCCAGGCGGGCAAACAGGTCGCCGTCCTCTGCCCGACGACGATCCTCAGCGAGCAGCACTATCGGAACTTCGCCGAACGCCTGGCGGGGTTCCCGACCCAGGTCGGGCTCCTGAACCGGTTCTGTACGACGGCCGAGCGGCAAGACGTGAAGACGCGGCTGGCGGACGGCACGTTGGACATCGTCATCGGCACTCACGCCTTGCTCAACAAGGAGCTCCGGTTCAAGGATCTGGGCCTCCTGATCATTGACGAAGAGCAGAAGTTCGGGGTCAAGCACAAAGAGGCGCTCAAGGAGATCCGGGTGAACATCGACGTCTTGACGCTGTCAGCGACGCCGATCCCGCGCACGCTCAGCATGGCGATGATGCACATCCGACCGATGTCGCTCATCAACGACCCGCCGCCCGGCCGGCTACCGATCCGGACGTTCGTCCGCCCCTTCAGCACCGAGGTCGTGAGGGAAGCGGTGCTCCGGGAAATGGCGCGGGGAGGTCAAGTCTATTACGTTTATAACCGAGTCGACGGCATCCATCACGTCGCGGAGAAAATCCGCAAACTGGTGCCGACGGCGACGGTCGCGGTCGGGCACGGGCAGATGCACGAGAAAGAGCTGGAGCCGGTCATGGTCGGGTTCATCAAGGGTGAGATCGACATCCTCGTGAGCACGACGATCGTCGAGAACGGCCTGGACATCCCCAACGCGAACACCTTGATCGTCGAAAACGCCGACAAGTTCGGCCTCTCCCAGCTCTATCAACTTCGTGGGCGCGTCGGCCGTAGCGACCGTCAGGCCTATTCTTACTTCCTCTACGCGGGCACGAAGACGATGACGGAGCAGGCGACGTCCCGATTGGGAGCCCTGCAAGAGTTCAGCCACCTCGGGAGCGGCTATTCGCTCGCCTTCCGCGATCTCCAGATCCGGGGAGCGGGCGACCTCTTAGGGGCGAAGCAGAGCGGCCAGATGAGCGCCGTCGGGTTCGATCTCTACACGCAACTCATAGAAAGCGAGGTCGGGTTCTTGAAGACGTTCGCGGACGGCGGCAAGGACCCTTCGCTCCGCGACCCGCTCGAAGGACTGGCACCGTTGCCGACCGTCGACCTTCCCGTGAAGGCCTTGATCCCGGCGGAGTACATCGAAGACGAAGGACAGCGCCTCTTCTACTACAAGGAGATGATGTCGGCTCGGGGTCAGTTGTCCTTGACCGCCGTCGAAGCCGAGATCGAAGACAGGTACGGTCGGCTTCCGGACGCGGTCAGATCGGCCGTCGCCGTGATGCGGCTGCGGCTGCAAGCCCAGGAACTCCAGGTCGAGCGGATCGACGGAAAAGGCGGCCGGCTGCTCGTTTCGTTCTGGCAGGACAACGACTTGTCGACTCGCGTGTTCGCGATCTTGACCCAAGGGCACCGGGAGGCGTACATGAGCCGGGACCAGTTGGTCTGGCCGTTCACGGGCGACCCGGTCACCGCTTGTCGAGAGATGTTGGAAGGGCTACAAGAGGCCGTCCGAAAGGTCGAAGAGCAGCGGGCGGCGCTCGCTCGATCCGGACCGACCTAG